A genome region from Spirochaetota bacterium includes the following:
- a CDS encoding Na/Pi cotransporter family protein — MILVIFGGIGIFLVGMILMTDGLKSVGGDTLRASLTRFTGGPVSAIASGFAVTSLLQASAATILATIGFVSAGFISFTQAIFIIFGANLGTSVTGWIVSLLGFQVKLGIMAMPLVGVGALMMLLLHGKNASRGMVLAGFGLLFVGIDTLQLGMRDMALYADVGTFPGTGWAGRLALIGIGVLMAALMQSQSAALVTALAALNTGNVSLEQAAAIVIGQSIGKTSTAAIAAFGASVLARRAALVHISFNFAAAALAYLLFPQFILAVRGALGTVGVSDPAILLSAFFTMYYLAGIVALFPLVPRLRDFIERVLPERGSGLTRNLDSNVSHVPAVAVEAARRATVSIAAHIMLSLRGLMDPEIRYREIETRLEESERALRETSRFLGGVRSRPGMAAVHQRHLSLLHAVDHLDRIVDACREKDEIRTVAHVGALRTVALDKLAQLDSVMGWLQGYSNEAPVPILEAMSQSLAGIRKAQRAEVLELTATGAIGAEHALEQLEAMRWLDRLAYHIWRAIYHLSETLQEKVAAPADAPRSQNGRRHGGRGMEI, encoded by the coding sequence GTGATACTCGTCATATTCGGCGGAATAGGCATTTTCCTCGTCGGGATGATCCTCATGACCGACGGGCTCAAGTCGGTGGGGGGCGATACCCTGCGCGCCTCGCTCACGCGCTTCACCGGGGGGCCCGTCTCCGCGATCGCGTCGGGCTTCGCGGTGACCTCGCTGTTGCAGGCGTCCGCGGCCACCATCCTCGCGACCATAGGCTTCGTGAGCGCCGGCTTCATAAGCTTCACGCAGGCCATCTTTATAATATTCGGTGCGAACCTGGGTACCAGTGTCACGGGCTGGATCGTGTCGCTCCTGGGTTTCCAGGTGAAGCTGGGAATCATGGCCATGCCGCTCGTGGGCGTCGGGGCGCTCATGATGCTCCTCCTCCACGGCAAGAACGCGTCCCGGGGTATGGTGCTCGCGGGCTTCGGGCTGCTGTTCGTGGGGATTGATACGCTGCAGCTCGGCATGAGGGACATGGCGCTCTACGCGGACGTGGGGACGTTTCCGGGAACGGGCTGGGCCGGGAGGCTCGCGCTCATCGGCATAGGGGTGCTCATGGCCGCGCTCATGCAGTCACAGAGCGCCGCCCTGGTCACCGCGCTTGCCGCGCTGAACACCGGGAACGTCTCGCTCGAGCAGGCCGCGGCGATAGTTATAGGCCAGAGCATCGGGAAGACCAGCACGGCGGCCATCGCTGCGTTTGGCGCATCGGTCCTGGCGCGGCGGGCGGCGCTCGTTCATATAAGCTTCAATTTCGCGGCGGCGGCGCTTGCCTACCTGCTCTTCCCACAGTTCATTCTGGCGGTCCGGGGGGCGCTGGGGACCGTAGGTGTATCGGACCCCGCCATACTCCTCTCCGCGTTTTTCACCATGTATTACCTCGCGGGCATCGTCGCGCTGTTCCCCCTGGTTCCGCGCTTGCGCGATTTCATAGAGCGCGTGCTCCCGGAAAGGGGATCCGGGCTCACGAGGAACCTTGACAGTAACGTCTCGCACGTGCCCGCGGTCGCCGTTGAGGCCGCCCGCCGCGCGACCGTGTCGATCGCCGCACATATAATGCTCTCGCTCCGGGGGCTCATGGACCCGGAAATTCGCTACCGCGAAATTGAGACACGCCTCGAGGAGTCCGAAAGGGCGCTCCGGGAGACGAGCCGGTTCCTGGGAGGCGTGCGTTCGCGGCCCGGCATGGCGGCCGTGCACCAGCGCCACCTTTCGCTCCTCCACGCGGTCGACCATCTCGACCGTATCGTCGACGCGTGCCGTGAAAAGGACGAGATCCGCACGGTCGCCCATGTCGGGGCGCTGCGCACCGTGGCCCTTGACAAACTCGCCCAGCTGGATTCGGTGATGGGCTGGCTGCAGGGCTACTCGAACGAGGCGCCGGTACCCATTCTCGAGGCCATGTCCCAGTCCCTCGCGGGTATCCGCAAGGCCCAACGCGCCGAGGTTTTGGAGCTGACCGCGACCGGGGCGATTGGCGCGGAGCACGCCCTGGAACAGCTCGAGGCCATGCGCTGGCTGGATCGCCTGGCCTACCATATCTGGAGGGCCATCTATCACCTGAGCGAAACGCTGCAGGAGAAGGTCGCCGCGCCGGCCGACGCGCCGCGGAGCCAGAACGGGCGCCGCCATGGCGGCCGCGGGATGGAAATTTAA
- a CDS encoding menaquinone biosynthesis decarboxylase — MPHKNLMEFIRALDAAGELRRVPAKVSPRLEITEIADRMSKPAGPALLFENVEGSAFPLLINAFGSFPRMQRALSCATFDEIGKRIETLVKIHPPRTLAEKVKVLFTLKDIAGLIPKKVKGAPCQERVHSQGALLDMLPILTCWPHDGGPFITLPIVATKDPGNGVHNYGMYRMQKFDGRSTGMHWQYNKDGARHYRAHKELGRRMDVAVALGGSPAVTFAATAPLPPDIDELMFAGWLEGSAIEIVKCKTVDLYVPAESDFVLEGYVDPGDERIEGPFGDHTGFYSPADTYPVFHITALTCRANAVYPATIVGKPPMEDCYMAKATERIFLPLMKLVVPEIADIELPLEGVFHNCALVSIHKEFPGQAKKVISALWGLGQMASTKFIAIFDADIDLRDSSTVLWKLLNNVDPRRDLMLAEGPLDALDHSAPYANFGGKMGIDATRKTREEGMGRDWPQEIRMSPEMRELVTRRWKEYGF, encoded by the coding sequence ATGCCGCATAAGAACCTGATGGAATTCATCCGCGCCCTGGACGCCGCCGGGGAGCTCAGGCGCGTCCCGGCGAAGGTCTCGCCCCGTCTCGAGATCACCGAGATCGCCGACCGCATGAGCAAGCCCGCGGGACCGGCGCTCCTCTTTGAAAACGTGGAAGGCTCCGCGTTCCCCTTGCTCATAAACGCGTTCGGAAGCTTCCCGCGCATGCAGCGCGCCCTCTCATGTGCAACCTTCGACGAGATCGGCAAGCGCATCGAAACCCTCGTAAAGATACACCCGCCCCGCACGCTTGCGGAGAAGGTGAAGGTACTTTTCACGCTAAAGGACATCGCCGGGCTCATCCCTAAAAAGGTGAAGGGCGCCCCCTGCCAGGAGCGTGTGCACTCGCAGGGAGCGCTCCTGGACATGCTGCCCATACTCACCTGCTGGCCGCACGACGGCGGCCCCTTCATTACGCTCCCCATCGTGGCGACGAAGGACCCGGGGAACGGCGTGCACAACTACGGCATGTACCGCATGCAGAAATTCGACGGCCGGAGCACCGGCATGCACTGGCAGTACAACAAGGACGGGGCGCGCCACTACCGCGCCCACAAGGAGCTGGGCCGCAGGATGGACGTCGCCGTCGCGCTGGGCGGCTCGCCCGCGGTCACCTTCGCGGCGACCGCGCCGCTCCCGCCGGATATCGACGAGCTCATGTTCGCCGGCTGGCTGGAGGGAAGCGCGATCGAGATCGTGAAATGCAAAACCGTGGACCTGTACGTGCCCGCCGAGTCCGACTTCGTCCTGGAGGGATACGTGGACCCGGGCGACGAACGCATCGAGGGCCCCTTTGGAGACCACACCGGCTTCTATTCGCCCGCCGACACCTACCCCGTGTTCCACATAACGGCGCTCACCTGCCGCGCGAACGCCGTGTACCCGGCCACGATCGTGGGCAAGCCCCCCATGGAGGACTGCTACATGGCGAAGGCCACCGAGCGCATCTTCCTCCCGCTCATGAAGCTCGTCGTCCCGGAGATCGCGGACATCGAGCTTCCCCTGGAGGGTGTGTTCCACAACTGCGCGCTCGTGTCCATACACAAAGAGTTCCCCGGACAGGCCAAGAAGGTGATAAGCGCCTTGTGGGGCCTGGGGCAGATGGCCTCGACCAAGTTCATCGCAATCTTCGACGCCGATATCGACCTCCGCGACTCGAGCACCGTGCTCTGGAAGCTGTTGAACAACGTGGACCCGCGGCGCGACCTCATGCTCGCGGAGGGTCCCCTCGACGCGCTCGATCATTCGGCCCCCTACGCGAACTTCGGGGGCAAGATGGGAATCGACGCCACGCGGAAGACCCGTGAGGAAGGAATGGGCCGCGACTGGCCCCAGGAAATACGCATGAGCCCCGAAATGCGGGAGCTTGTGACCAGGAGATGGAAAGAGTATGGATTTTAA